The Fibrobacter sp. UWB11 genome includes the window ATCTTGGTATGAAGTGTGCTGCGCTGGCACTTGCTTTTGCGGCATCGGCTCAGGCTTTTACGCTTACGGGTAAAGTAAGTGACGAAAGCGGCAAGGCCATTGAAAAGGCCTCTGTAGAACTTTTGAAGGAAGGTCTCAAGACGACGACCGATTCAAAGGGTGAATTTAAGCTTGCTAAGGAAACGATTGGCATTCACGCTGTGCGTCCGAGGCTCGGTTATGTGAGCGTGATGAACGGCGTACTTTCTTACTCTCAGAGTACAAATGAACCCGTCCGCGTGCAAGTTTTTGATGCCGTAGGTACCCGTGTCTTGAACGAAACCGTTTACGGCTCGGGCACTTTAGATATGCAGTCTGTCGTGCGTTCGCAGGGGGCGTATTTTGCCCGCGTGAGCGTTGGCAGTGCACAGAGCAACTTCCGTTTCACATCTAATGGCAATTACAAAGCCTCGTTCGGTGAAGCTGTTGCTCGTGGTCTTGCGAAAGAAGGCGAAGGCGACGAGCTTCGCGTGATTGCTACGGATTATGATACGTTGACAGTTGCTCTTTCTAACTTGGATACAAATGTGACGCTAAAGCTCAAAAAGACCGTCAAGCAGCCGGAATACGCTTACGGTTGGGGACTCAAGAACGATCCGGTTCCTACACGCGGTTGCGGCAAGGATACGAAGCTTGACTACAAGTATCGTGGTGATAAGCCGTATATCGAATTCAAGTGGAGCAAGGGTTCGCGTACCGTGCGTCTTGACATTCCGAAGAATTACGACAAGAATAAACCGTACAAACTCATTTTCGGCATGCAGTGTATGGGCGGCTGGGCCGGTGGCGTGCAGGATGAAGGTTACTATGGCCTGAAACCGCTCGATACGGAAAATACCGCTATCTTCGTCGCTCCGGAAGGCAATGGAAACCAGGCCCCGTGGGGTCAGGATGACTACACGCTCTTCGATG containing:
- a CDS encoding esterase, with protein sequence MKYLGMKCAALALAFAASAQAFTLTGKVSDESGKAIEKASVELLKEGLKTTTDSKGEFKLAKETIGIHAVRPRLGYVSVMNGVLSYSQSTNEPVRVQVFDAVGTRVLNETVYGSGTLDMQSVVRSQGAYFARVSVGSAQSNFRFTSNGNYKASFGEAVARGLAKEGEGDELRVIATDYDTLTVALSNLDTNVTLKLKKTVKQPEYAYGWGLKNDPVPTRGCGKDTKLDYKYRGDKPYIEFKWSKGSRTVRLDIPKNYDKNKPYKLIFGMQCMGGWAGGVQDEGYYGLKPLDTENTAIFVAPEGNGNQAPWGQDDYTLFDELLAYLEGNFCIDSSRVFSTGFSYGSMFSNGLSWNHQDVLRAVAVYETAERNIWLPQRKKMGIGWMGVLGLQDNLCTPVMGRAARDIILELNSEGGKAKNERAQEYGGNGPHVCYDYTTVEERFPVRWCTQNGGHIWDHKDPGSNQSWVPKTTWDFFNKF